In one Populus nigra chromosome 12, ddPopNigr1.1, whole genome shotgun sequence genomic region, the following are encoded:
- the LOC133669241 gene encoding nuclear transcription factor Y subunit C-3-like, whose protein sequence is MDQQGYGTNPYQPNQMPAASNPGSVTGQPAGAQLEQHQLAYQQIHQQQQQQLQQQRQSFWTNQYKEIDKVTDFKNHSLPLARIKKIMKADEDVKMISAEAPVIFARACEMFILELTLQSWNHTEENKRRTLQKNDIAAAITRTDIFDFLVDIVPREDMKDEVLASIPRGPMPVGGPVDALPYCYMPHPHAPQVGTPGMIMGKPVTDPAMYAQQSHPYMAQHMWPQGPEQQQSPSDQ, encoded by the coding sequence ATGGATCAGCAAGGGTATGGGACAAATCCATATCAACCAAACCAAATGCCTGCTGCCTCAAATCCTGGATCAGTTACTGGTCAGCCTGCAGGAGCTCAGCTTGAACAGCATCAACTTGCCTATCAGCAGATCCaccagcaacagcaacagcaactcCAGCAACAACGCCAGTCTTTTTGGACAAATCAGTATAAAGAAATAGACAAAGTTACTGATTTCAAAAATCATAGTCTTCCCTTGGCAAGGATCAAGAAGATCATGAAGGCTGATGAGGATGTCAAGATGATATCAGCTGAGGCACCAGTTATATTCGCCAGGGCTTgtgaaatgtttattttagaGTTGACCTTGCAGTCTTGGAATCACACGGAGGAGAACAAGAGGAGGACACTTCAGAAGAATGATATTGCTGCAGCTATCACTAGGACTGATATCTTTGATTTCCTGGTTGACATTGTACCTAGGGAGGATATGAAAGATGAAGTGCTTGCATCAATCCCAAGAGGACCAATGCCTGTTGGAGGGCCTGTTGATGCACTCCCTTACTGCTATATGCCACATCCGCATGCACCTCAGGTCGGGACTCCTGGGATGATAATGGGCAAGCCTGTGACAGACCCAGCTATGTATGCCCAACAATCTCACCCCTACATGGCACAGCATATGTGGCCACAGGGACCAGAGCAGCAGCAGTCACCCTCAGATCAGTAG
- the LOC133669240 gene encoding cation/calcium exchanger 5 — protein sequence MAFSSPPPLLNTIVAISITLISTLIFSKSQLYPTPSPQIPHRSLFSQNQDQNFTLSCTSLPSSNGFIDYLSLHFCLFKEKFLLSIPCLSLFVLLHFYVLIETAQSHFSIVTTKLTHHLNLSPSMGGVTLLALGNGAPDVFASLAAVRSGQYRTGFGAILSAGTFVSALVVGFVAIYAAPFNVDPASFIRDVGFYLLGALILFYVYLSGEIFFWQAVGFVGFYLFFVGFVFWMDLGSGSIAAAGGAGGDDRRDAREMDCERGGEVVVGSLEGEKEHSGCFERAYGKISKVWEFPVSFLLKLTIPQSAPLEWNRFYISANIALCPVALLYACNSFMPLDHPIVFLFPNTHFPLWFIVLLASSSLAALHFILEKEPPKNEQISVVLVAFVMSVFWISAIAGELLNCLEALGILLEVPPSLLGLTVLAWGNSVGDLVADVAVAKAGQPAMAMAGCFAGPMFNMLVGLGSALVILTADVYPKAYKLHFHVGIVIAFVFLLFGLMGSLLVITWSRFRVPRFWGFCLVGLYVFFMAVSLIIAMFSG from the exons ATGGCCTTCTCCTCTCCCCCTCCTCTCCTAAACACCATTGTAGCAATCTCCATAACCCTCATCTCCACTCTCATCTTCTCAAAATCCCAACTTTACCCCACCCCGTCTCCTCAAATTCCCCATAGATCCCTCTTCTCTCAAAATCAAGATCAAAACTTTACTCTCTCTTGCACCTCTTTGCCCTCTTCAAATGGCTTTATTGACTACCTTTCCCTTCACTTTTGCCTCTTCAAAGAGAAGTTTTTGCTTTCAATTCCTTGCCTTTCATTATTTGTACTTCTTcatttttatgttcttattgAAACAGCACAATCCCATTTCTCTATAGTGACAACAAAGCTAACCCATCATTTAAATCTCTCTCCAAGTATGGGAGGTGTGACCCTTTTGGCTTTAGGTAATGGGGCACCTGATGTTTTTGCATCACTTGCTGCTGTTAGGTCAGGGCAATATAGAACTGGGTTTGGTGCTATATTGTCTGCTGGGACTTTTGTTTCTGCCCTTGTTGTTGGTTTTGTTGCTATTTATGCTGCACCATTTAATGTGGATCCTGCTTCTTTTATAAGGGATGTTGGGTTTTATTTGTTAGgtgctttgattttgttttatgtttatttgaGTGGGGAGATATTCTTTTGGCAGGCTGTTGGGTTTGTtgggttttatttgtttttcgttGGGTTTGTGTTTTGGATGGATTTGGGAAGTGGTAGTATTGCTGCTGCTGGCGGTGCCGGTGGTGATGATAGAAGGGATGCAAGAGAAATGGATTGCGAAAGAGGTGGTGAAGTGGTTGTGGGGAGTTTGGAGGGTGAGAAGGAGCATTCGGGATGTTTTGAGAGGGCTTATGGAAAG ATCTCAAAAGTATGGGAGTTTCCTGTCTCTTTTCTTCTGAAGCTCACAATTCCTCAAAGTGCACCTTTGGAATGGAACAGGTTCTACATATCTGCCAACATTGCTCTTTGCCCAGTAGCTCTTTTGTATGCTTGCAACTCATTCATGCCATTAGATCATCCCATTGTATTCCTCTTTCCAAACACTCATTTCCCTCTCTGGTTCATAGTACTTTTGGCAAGCTCTTCACTCGCAGCTCTGCACTTTATACTTGAAAAGGAACCCCCAAAGAACGAGCAAATATCGGTGGTGCTTGTGGCATTTGTAATGAGTGTCTTTTGGATATCTGCTATTGCTGGTGAACTTCTCAACTGCCTGGAAGCACTTGGGATACTTCTTGAAGTGCCCCCATCTCTCCTTGGGCTTACAGTACTTGCTTGGGGAAACTCTGTGGGTGATCTAGTTGCTGATGTTGCAGTTGCCAAAGCTGGCCAGCCAGCTATGGCCATGGCTGGATGCTTTGCTGGACCAATGTTTAACATGCTTGTTGGGCTTGGATCAGCTTTGGTGATATTAACAGCTGATGTTTATCCAAAAGCTTATAAACTCCATTTCCACGTTGGTATTGTGATTGCATTTGTGTTTTTGCTTTTTGGACTGATGGGATCTCTGTTAGTCATCACTTGGTCCAGATTTCGGGTGCCTAGGTTTTGGGGTTTCTGCCTTGTTGGGCTTTATGTCTTTTTTATGGCAGTTAGCTTAATCATAGCTATGTTCTCAGGGTGA
- the LOC133669798 gene encoding uncharacterized protein LOC133669798 codes for MASQMLPINDRMRINWTSMMERYFIDLMLDQLHRGNRMGHTFNKQAWTDMLTMFNSRFGTKYDRDTLKSHYSNLWKQYNDVKNLLEQSGFSWDDNRKMVVASDDAWATIIKANPDAQYYWRKFLVNFNDLCLIFAYTAADGRYSRSSHDIDLDDDIQGLNFDAGMGGFPSESTNCVKAKWTSAMDRFFLELMLVQVKKGSKNNNTFSKEAWKDMLTLFNAKFCSQYGKNVLKRRYKKLFKYYCEMRSLLERKAHPDMHSYRKKTLLNYQDLSLVYGNELISGHQGCMHQDENFEDVTLQVKTDRNKGHHHSVRSDVGPCWKSSMDRYFIDLLQNQALIGNKIGHELTTEAWVELTRLFKAKFGSQYDDCILKNQFNHLRTRYNDIKFLLEQSGFSWDETRDMVTAEDCVWDSYTKVYPHVQSYRNKSVASYYKLCVIYGEESSSGRYSDMAQQADIDSKPPVLMVGEDQCLANGDCSKPDWTPSMDRYFIDLMLDQVHRGNKSSYTLDDQAWIDMAVMLNERFGSQHEKDILRQRHESLGKLFSGMKNLLGQKGFSWNETQQLVKAYDDVWEAYTKEHPNARSYRSTPKPDYNDLYLIYGNSISDEGHNQSGQGAKNCNRGFWNADWTPSMDQLFIDLMLEHVRQGSMVDQRFNKQAWSDMVSKFSAAFGSQHDQYVLEGRFMNLRKLFGDMKNLLDQSGFAWDDRRHMIIAGDSLWNAYLKDYPDAHPYRNRALPNYDDLFLIYGDKNNHQSNHHHSVVGNGHALGSNVDDEDGLSPIDSNHPWINWTKPMEIYFIKLMSEQVLEGNKNHETFNEQAWAWIVAAFNEKFRLLCERDAVESWYLSLMKEYSNITNILNRNGFAWDETEQMVIADDDDWSAYIKEHPGAMKYKDRVLGSYNDLCVIYGNSVAAGRASYLGVNTVIDNNAFDMGIDGVFGDAPYPTGKLEISDRRHKRKSLSSSTMMASRKVHRPKRGEAKEPVGLKPMGVMEEHNEERISIEEIVNALQVIPDMDDENFLEACKLLENEEKAKVFVAMDVKQRRKWLFRKLYR; via the exons ATGGCTAGCCAAATGCTTCCGATTAATGATCGAATGAGAATTAATTGGACGTCAATGATGGAGCGGTATTTCATCGATCTTATGTTAGATCAGTTGCATAGGGGAAATAGAATGGGTCATACCTTCAACAAACAAGCTTGGACAGATATGCTAACCATGTTCAATTCAAGATTCGGGACTAAATATGACCGAGACACCTTGAAAAGTCATTATTCAAATTTGTGGAAGCAATACAATGATGTGAAGAATCTTCTTGAACAGAGTGGATTTTCTTGGGATGATAATCGAAAAATGGTTGTAGCTAGTGATGATGCATGGGCAACCATTATCAAG GCGAACCCTGATGCACAGTACTACTGGAGGAAGTTTTTGGTGAACTTCAATGATTTGTGCTTGATATTTGCATATACAGCAGCAGATGGAAGATACAGCCGTTCAAGTCATGATATAGACTTGGATGATGATATTCAAGGCCTGAACTTTg ATGCTGGAATGGGTGGCTTTCCCTCAGAAAGCACTAATTGTGTGAAGGCAAAGTGGACATCGGCCATGGACCGATTTTTTCTTGAGCTTATGTTGGTCCAAGTCAAAAAAGGAAGCAAAAACAATAATACATTCAGCAAAGAAGCATGGAAAGACATGCTTACTTTGTTCAATGCAAAATTTTGTTCTCAATATGGAAAAAATGTTCTGAAGCGCCGCTATAAGAAACTTTTCAAGTACTATTGTGAGATGAGAAGTCTACTTGAGAGAAAG GCACACCCTGATATGCATTCATATAGAAAGAAGACCTTACTAAACTATCAAGATTTGAGCTTGGTTTATGGAAATGAACTCATTAGTGGACATCAAGGTTGCATGCACCAAGATGAAAACTTTGAAGATGTGACATTACAAGTTAAAACTG ACAGAAATAAGGGTCACCATCACTCTGTTCGAAGTGACGTGGGACCATGTTGGAAATCATCAATGGATCGCTACTTTATTGATTTGTTGCAAAACCAGGCGCTTATAGGGAATAAAATCGGTCATGAATTAACAACTGAAGCATGGGTTGAATTAACCAGGTTGTTCAAAGCAAAATTCGGGTCACAATATGATGATTGCATCCTGAAAAATCAGTTCAACCATTTGAGGACGAGGTATAATGACATAAAATTTCTTCTCGAGCAGAGTGGCTTTTCTTGGGATGAAACTCGAGACATGGTAACTGCTGAAGATTGTGTTTGGGATTCTTATACCAAG GTGTATCCTCATGTTCAATCATACAGAAATAAATCTGTTGCAAGCTACTACAAGCTATGTGTTATATATGGGGAAGAAAGTTCCAGTGGAAGATACAGTGACATGGCTCAACAGGCGGATATTGACAGCAAACCTCCAGTGTTGATGGTTG gaGAAGACCAATGCCTTGCAAATGGTGATTGTTCAAAGCCAGATTGGACACCTTCAATGGACCGCTATTTTATTGATCTTATGTTAGACCAAGTTCATAGAGGGAATAAGAGCAGTTACACTTTGGATGATCAAGCTTGGATTGATATGGCTGTTATGCTCAATGAAAGATTTGGATCACAACATGAAAAAGATATCCTGAGGCAGCGCCATGAAAGTTTGGGAAAGCTTTTTAGTGGCATGAAGAATCTTCTTGGCCAGAAAGGGTTTTCTTGGAATGAAACACAGCAGTTAGTCAAAGCATATGATGATGTTTGGGAGGCTTATACGAAg GAACATCCTAATGCCAGATCATACAGATCCACTCCGAAGCCAGATTACAATGACTTGTACTTGATTTATGGAAATTCAATTTCAGATGAAGGCCATAACCAATCAGGTCAAG GAGCCAAAAATTGCAATCGCGGCTTCTGGAATGCTGATTGGACACCATCAATGGACCAATTATTTATAGATCTAATGCTAGAGCATGTTCGTCAAGGAAGTATGGTTGATCAAAGATTTAATAAACAAGCCTGGAGTGATATGGTTTCAAAGTTTAGTGCTGCATTTGGATCTCAGCATGACCAATATGTCTTAGAAGGGCGTTTTATGAATTTAAGGAAGCTATTTGGTGATATGAAAAATTTACTTGATCAGAGTGGATTTGCTTGGGATGACCGAAGACACATGATAATTGCTGGTGACAGTCTTTGGAATGCTTATCTGAAG GATTACCCTGATGCACATCCATACCGCAATAGGGCTCTTCCTAATTACGATGATTTGTTCTTGATATATGGAGACAAAAACAATCATCAGAGTAACCACCATCACTCAGTGGTTGGCAATGGCCATGCCCTCGGATCAAATGTTG ATGACGAAGATGGGCTATCCCCTATTGATTCTAATCATCCATGGATAAATTGGACAAAACCGatggaaatatattttataaaactcaTGTCAGAGCAGGTGCTTGAAGGGAACAAAAACCATGAGACATTCAATGAGCAAGCTTGGGCCTGGATAGTTGCAGCATTCAATGAAAAATTTAGACTTCTATGTGAGAGAGATGCTGTCGAAAGCTGGTATCTAAGCTTGATGAAAGAGTATAGCAACATTACAAATATTCTCAATCGGAACGGTTTTGCTTGGGATGAAACAGAGCAGATGGTGATAGCTGACGATGATGACTGGTCTGCTTATATCAAG GAACACCCAGGTGCAATGAAATACAAAGACAGGGTCCTGGGTAGTTATAACGATCTTTGTGTAATATATGGTAATAGCGTGGCAGCAGGGAGAGCAAGTTACTTGGGTGTAAACACGGTGATTGACAACAATGCCTTCGATATGGGGATTGATGGTGTTTTTGGAGATGCACCATACCCTACTGGAAAACTTGAAATATCTGATCGAAGGCATAAACGGAAGTCTCTGTCTTCCTCCACAATGATGGCTTCGAGGAAAGTTCACAGACCTAAGCGAGGAGAGGCTAAAGAACCAGTTGGTCTGAAACCAATGGGAGTTATGGAGGAGCACAATGAAGAACGGATCTCAATCGAAGAAATTGTCAATGCACTTCAAGTTATACCAGACATGGACGATGAGAACTTCTTGGAAGCTTGTAAACTTCTAGAAAATGAGGAAAAAGCCAAGGTATTTGTGGCCATGGACGTAAAACAGAGAAGGAAATGGCTATTTAGAAAGCTTTACAGATAG
- the LOC133669887 gene encoding heavy metal-associated isoprenylated plant protein 34-like isoform X1, which translates to MNKQEVMKMQQTHILKVNIECHCDGCKKKIKKLLQKIEGVYTTTVNAEQGKVTVTGNVDPAKLVKKLEKSGKHAELWGGQKGSNNFQNLNNQFKNMQMGGGGGKDNKSGKGGKGQQGQQVQMMQQQLKGSKDPKMPQNKDQKSVKFNLNEDDFDASDDEFDDEFDEFDDEFDDEFDDDEEEFGHGHGHGLPNKMMPMMGNGHGPNGMPNKMMPMMGNGQGPNGMPNNKMMPIMGNGQGPNGMPNNKMMPMMGNGHGPNGMPNKMMPMMGNGHGMPNNMMPMMGNGHGPHGMPNNMMPMMGNGHGPHGMPNKMMPMMGNGHGPHGMMSGPGFNDKKGGGGGGGGGGGGGGKGKKGGGGGDDVFEIPVVMKGKGDNKDGKDGKGGKKGGGGDDKNGKSKGENKKQDGKDKKDSKRGGGFLGFGKKSKKEDDSSTKKTATNNGSAGVHGNNNGNGAKKGAGKNGGVHDINKMKQGFPEIDGAGNGGHKNMVHMGQMGPMGHMGPMGPMGNYARMGNVPTVQGLPAPGAMNGGYYQGMGVGQGQGQGNPYNQQYMAMMMNQQRQQQGNEMFQPMMYARPQPAVNYMPAPMPPSMATDQYTHFFSDENTESCRIM; encoded by the exons ATGAATAAACAGGAGGTTATGAAGATGCAG CAGACTCATATTTTGAAAGTGAACATAGAGTGTCACTGTGATGGatgcaagaagaaaataaagaaactgCTTCAAAAGATTGAGG GGGTGTATACAACCACGGTAAATGCAGAGCAAGGGAAGGTAACTGTGACAGGAAATGTAGATCCGGCCAAACTCGTTAAAAAGCTCGAGAAGTCGGGGAAACATGCAGAGTTATGGGGAGGTCAAAAGGGCTCAAACAACTTCCAAAACCTTAATAATCAATTCAAGAACATGCAAATGGGCGGTGGCGGTGGCAAAGATAACAAGTCTGGGAAGGGTGGAAAAGGTCAACAAGGACAGCAAGTACAGATGATGCAACAACAGCTGAAAGGGTCTAAGGATCCAAAGATGCCTCAAAATAAAGACCAGAAGTCTGTTAAGTTCAATCTGAATGAGGATGATTTTGATGCAAGTGATGATGAATTTGATGacgagtttgatgaatttgatgaTGAGTTCGATGATGAGTTCGATGATGACGAGGAAGAGTTTGGCCATGGCCATGGCCATGGCCTGCCTAACAAGATGATGCCTATGATGGGTAATGGTCATGGACCTAATGGTATGCCAAACAAGATGATGCCTATGATGGGTAATGGCCAGGGACCTAATGGTATGCCAAACAACAAGATGATGCCTATTATGGGTAATGGCCAGGGACCTAATGGTATGCCAAACAACAAGATGATGCCTATGATGGGTAATGGCCATGGGCCTAATGGTATGCCAAACAAGATGATGCCGATGATGGGTAATGGTCATGGAATGCCAAACAATATGATGCCGATGATGGGCAATGGCCATGGGCCTCATGGTATGCCAAACAATATGATGCCCATGATGGGCAATGGCCACGGGCCTCATGGTATGCCAAACAAAATGATGCCCATGATGGGCAATGGCCATGGGCCTCATGGTATGATGAGTGGACCTGGGTTTAATGATAAAAAGGGTGGCGGGGGTGGGGGAGGGGGCgggggtggtggtggaggaaaGGGCAAGAAAGGTGGTGGCGGTGGTGATGATGTTTTTGAGATACCTGTGGTAATGAAGGGCAAGGGAGACAACAAAGATGGCAAGGATGGTAAAGGAGGAAAGAAAGGTGGAGGTGGTGATGACAAGAACGGTAAAAGCAAGGGGGAGAACAAGAAACAAGATGGTAAAGACAAAAAAGATAGTAAAAGAGGTGGTGGGTTCCTGGGCTTCGGTAAGAAGAGTAAAAAAGAAGACGATAGTAGTACTAAGAAGACTGCTACCAATAATGGCAGTGCAGGTGTACATGGAAACAATAATGGCAATGGGGCCAAGAAAGGTGCAGGCAAAAATGGCGGGGTCCATGATATTAACAAGATGAAACAAGGGTTCCCTGAAATTGATGGAGCAGGTAATGGTGGTCACAAGAATATGGTCCATATGGGACAGATGGGTCCAATGGGTCACATGGGTCCAATGGGCCCGATGGGCAATTATGCTAGGATGGGTAATGTTCCAACAGTGCAAGGACTGCCGGCACCAGGAGCAATGAACGGTGGCTATTATCAAGGGATGGGGGTGGGGCAGGGGCAGGGGCAAGGGAATCCTTATAATCAGCAATACATGgcaatgatgatgaatcaacaAAGGCAGCAGCAAGGGAATGAAATGTTTCAACCGATGATGTATGCGCGCCCACAGCCGGCCGTTAACTACATGCCGGCCCCCATGCCGCCTTCTATGGCGACCGATCAGTACACGCACTTCTTCAGCGATGAGAACACCGAAAGTTGCAGAATAATGTGA
- the LOC133669887 gene encoding heavy metal-associated isoprenylated plant protein 34-like isoform X2 — MNKQEVMKMQTHILKVNIECHCDGCKKKIKKLLQKIEGVYTTTVNAEQGKVTVTGNVDPAKLVKKLEKSGKHAELWGGQKGSNNFQNLNNQFKNMQMGGGGGKDNKSGKGGKGQQGQQVQMMQQQLKGSKDPKMPQNKDQKSVKFNLNEDDFDASDDEFDDEFDEFDDEFDDEFDDDEEEFGHGHGHGLPNKMMPMMGNGHGPNGMPNKMMPMMGNGQGPNGMPNNKMMPIMGNGQGPNGMPNNKMMPMMGNGHGPNGMPNKMMPMMGNGHGMPNNMMPMMGNGHGPHGMPNNMMPMMGNGHGPHGMPNKMMPMMGNGHGPHGMMSGPGFNDKKGGGGGGGGGGGGGGKGKKGGGGGDDVFEIPVVMKGKGDNKDGKDGKGGKKGGGGDDKNGKSKGENKKQDGKDKKDSKRGGGFLGFGKKSKKEDDSSTKKTATNNGSAGVHGNNNGNGAKKGAGKNGGVHDINKMKQGFPEIDGAGNGGHKNMVHMGQMGPMGHMGPMGPMGNYARMGNVPTVQGLPAPGAMNGGYYQGMGVGQGQGQGNPYNQQYMAMMMNQQRQQQGNEMFQPMMYARPQPAVNYMPAPMPPSMATDQYTHFFSDENTESCRIM, encoded by the exons ATGAATAAACAGGAGGTTATGAAGATGCAG ACTCATATTTTGAAAGTGAACATAGAGTGTCACTGTGATGGatgcaagaagaaaataaagaaactgCTTCAAAAGATTGAGG GGGTGTATACAACCACGGTAAATGCAGAGCAAGGGAAGGTAACTGTGACAGGAAATGTAGATCCGGCCAAACTCGTTAAAAAGCTCGAGAAGTCGGGGAAACATGCAGAGTTATGGGGAGGTCAAAAGGGCTCAAACAACTTCCAAAACCTTAATAATCAATTCAAGAACATGCAAATGGGCGGTGGCGGTGGCAAAGATAACAAGTCTGGGAAGGGTGGAAAAGGTCAACAAGGACAGCAAGTACAGATGATGCAACAACAGCTGAAAGGGTCTAAGGATCCAAAGATGCCTCAAAATAAAGACCAGAAGTCTGTTAAGTTCAATCTGAATGAGGATGATTTTGATGCAAGTGATGATGAATTTGATGacgagtttgatgaatttgatgaTGAGTTCGATGATGAGTTCGATGATGACGAGGAAGAGTTTGGCCATGGCCATGGCCATGGCCTGCCTAACAAGATGATGCCTATGATGGGTAATGGTCATGGACCTAATGGTATGCCAAACAAGATGATGCCTATGATGGGTAATGGCCAGGGACCTAATGGTATGCCAAACAACAAGATGATGCCTATTATGGGTAATGGCCAGGGACCTAATGGTATGCCAAACAACAAGATGATGCCTATGATGGGTAATGGCCATGGGCCTAATGGTATGCCAAACAAGATGATGCCGATGATGGGTAATGGTCATGGAATGCCAAACAATATGATGCCGATGATGGGCAATGGCCATGGGCCTCATGGTATGCCAAACAATATGATGCCCATGATGGGCAATGGCCACGGGCCTCATGGTATGCCAAACAAAATGATGCCCATGATGGGCAATGGCCATGGGCCTCATGGTATGATGAGTGGACCTGGGTTTAATGATAAAAAGGGTGGCGGGGGTGGGGGAGGGGGCgggggtggtggtggaggaaaGGGCAAGAAAGGTGGTGGCGGTGGTGATGATGTTTTTGAGATACCTGTGGTAATGAAGGGCAAGGGAGACAACAAAGATGGCAAGGATGGTAAAGGAGGAAAGAAAGGTGGAGGTGGTGATGACAAGAACGGTAAAAGCAAGGGGGAGAACAAGAAACAAGATGGTAAAGACAAAAAAGATAGTAAAAGAGGTGGTGGGTTCCTGGGCTTCGGTAAGAAGAGTAAAAAAGAAGACGATAGTAGTACTAAGAAGACTGCTACCAATAATGGCAGTGCAGGTGTACATGGAAACAATAATGGCAATGGGGCCAAGAAAGGTGCAGGCAAAAATGGCGGGGTCCATGATATTAACAAGATGAAACAAGGGTTCCCTGAAATTGATGGAGCAGGTAATGGTGGTCACAAGAATATGGTCCATATGGGACAGATGGGTCCAATGGGTCACATGGGTCCAATGGGCCCGATGGGCAATTATGCTAGGATGGGTAATGTTCCAACAGTGCAAGGACTGCCGGCACCAGGAGCAATGAACGGTGGCTATTATCAAGGGATGGGGGTGGGGCAGGGGCAGGGGCAAGGGAATCCTTATAATCAGCAATACATGgcaatgatgatgaatcaacaAAGGCAGCAGCAAGGGAATGAAATGTTTCAACCGATGATGTATGCGCGCCCACAGCCGGCCGTTAACTACATGCCGGCCCCCATGCCGCCTTCTATGGCGACCGATCAGTACACGCACTTCTTCAGCGATGAGAACACCGAAAGTTGCAGAATAATGTGA
- the LOC133668968 gene encoding probable E3 ubiquitin-protein ligase LUL4: protein MGSSSSRHGRNHPQNNHLHHRQNQPDHSLPSSTTTPIQQPSFSTNNTNNLPSQSSSIPSSNNFYTNTIQPSSSSPSPRLQGPQSYYFAANAPYTTPPMIPTTSAYDSFSYHHHPPPPPQPPLPFNNNGWAPYNYHQPGFMGPQIPPPQVKPHNSGLVQQPRYVDHNHAKTIKNVVNVNKASIKVVADENNLDCHLVSFTFDAVVDGSITIFYFGKEGHNCTFMPVYPEIYMPRKIPFEKGVGKKFSQPSGTGIDLGFFELDQLSKPSPEEDIFPLVIFAEASSPSLSTSTSQEPDKPLPTMSTHTQITEAVLEKKNEGHFQVKVVKQILWIDGIRYELREIYGIANSDSAGFDGIDSGTECVICMSEPKDTAVLPCRHMCLCSGCAKELMSRSDTCPICRQPIQELMEIKVNNCGSSS, encoded by the exons ATGGGTTCCTCCTCAAGTAGACATGGAAGAAACCACCCCCAGAACAACCATCTCCACCACCGTCAAAACCAACCAGACCATTCCCTGCCTTCCTCCACAACCACCCCAATTCAACAACCCTCTTTCTCCACCAACAATACTAATAACCTTCCCTCGCAAAGCAGTTCGATACCATctagtaataatttttatacaaatactATACagccatcatcatcatcaccatcaccgcGACTACAAGGGCCACAAAGTTATTATTTTGCAGCAAATGCACCATATACTACTCCTCCTATGATTCCCACAACTTCTGCTTACGATTCTTTTAGTTACCATcaccatcctcctcctcctccccagCCTCCTCTTCCTTTCAACAATAATGGGTGGGCCCCGTATAATTATCATCAACCTGGTTTCATGGGCCCACAAATACCACCACCACAGGTGAAGCCTCATAATTCAGGACTTGTGCAGCAGCCACGTTATGTTGACCATAATCACGCAAAGACAATCAAGAATGTTGTGAATGTGAACAAGGCTAGTATTAAAGTTGTTGCTGATGAGAATAATTTGGATTGTCACTTGGTTTCCTTCACTTTTGATGCTGTTGTTGATGGCAG CATcaccatattttattttggaaaggaAGGACACAATTGTACATTTATGCCAGTATACCCTGAAATCTATATGCCAAGGAAAATCCCCTTTGAGAAAGGAGTGGGTAAAAAATTCTCTCAGCCGTCAGGAACTGGCATTGACCTTGGATTTTTTGAGTTGGATCAGCTATCGAAGCCCTCACCCGAGGAAGATATTTTCCCGCTTGTTATCTTTGCTGAAGCAAGCTCACCCTCTCTCTCTACTTCTACGAGCCAAGAGCCCGACAAGCCTCTGCCTACCATGTCTACTCATACACAAATAACTGAAGCTGTCTTGGAGAAAAAAAACGAAggccattttcaagtaaaagtAGTCAAGCAAATCTTATGGATTGATGGGATTCGTTATGAGTTGCGAGAGATCTATGGCATTGCCAATTCCGACAGTGCAGGCTTTGATGGGATTGATTCAGGAACAGAATGTGTTATTTGCATGAGTGAGCCAAAGGATACAGCCGTTTTACCTTGTCGACATATG TGCTTGTGCAGCGGATGTGCGAAGGAGTTGATGTCTCGATCAGATACGTGTCCTATATGTCGCCAACCCATCCAGGAACTTATGGAGATCAAGGTTAACAATTGTGGGAGTTCTTCTTAA